GTCTTTTGCAAGTGATCGCCTTTAAAGATTGAAATGATATTTGGGATAATTAAACCTAGAAAAGGAATCATCCCCACTGTTAAAACGACCGTTGTCGTAATTAGTGCAACAAGTATAAGACCAATATTTACGACTCGCCTGTAGGCAAGACCAAGGTTTTTCGAAAAGTCTTCTCCCATGCCAGCTACTGTAAATCGATTTGCGTACAGATACGCAATTACAATAACAGGGATACTTATGTAGAGAAGTTCAAAACGTCCTTTCATAATCATCGAAAAATCGCCTTGTAACCATGCTGACATATTTTGAATAACGTCCGCCCGATAGGCTAAAAACGTTGTTACAGATGACAGTATACTCCCAAACATTAGTCCCACTAGCGGAATGAATATCGCGTCCTTGAACTTAATCCGATCAAGTATTTGCATGAACAGCAGCGTGCCGGCAAGCGCAAATGCAAATGCGACAATCATCTTCTCAATTGTTGATGCGTTCGCGAACAAGAGCATTGAAACAAGAATTCCAAGCCGTGTTGCATCGAGCGTACCAGCAGTTGTCGGGGAAACAAATTTATTTCTGCTCAGCTGTTGCATAATGAGTCCCGAAATACTCATACCAGCACCTGCTAGAATGATTGCAACGAGTCGGGGTAAACGGCTGATCAAAAATATTTCAGTCTCTTCCGATTTAAAATCTAGTAGACTCATCGGGGTTATATGGCTAACTCCTACAAATAAAGATAAGAAGGATAGGCCTATTAATGCGACGATCAAATAACGTTTTCTCATGGATAGCCTCGATATCGGTTATTTAAATCTAATTGAGAATACTGCATTGAAAACCATTATCAATTAGACTCAATCTTAATTATAGCACCGGTTAATTCGTTGTCAATTATAATTGAAAATGATTATCAATTAGATTACTATGGACTATATGAGAATAGTATCCAAAAAAAGAAGGCGCTAATTAATAACAAATACATTTCGCATATTGAATATAAATGTCGTTTTAAATGACATAATCCGCTATACTAACTTTTACTGAAGGGGGACTAAAACATTTTGTTAAAACAATTCTTTTCTTATTATAAGCCACACAAACGACTGTTTATCATCGACTTTTCGAGCGCCGTATTCGTTGCTTTGCTTGAACTTGCATTTCCATTGGCGGTTCAATGGTTTATTGACGTTTTATTGCCAGGGGGCAATTGGGGTAAGATTGTAACAGTCAGCATTCTATTACTTCTGATTTACATATTAAGTACATTTCTTCAATATATCGTCAGTTATCTTGGCCATAAACTAGGCATTAATATTGAAACCGATATGCGTCAACAACTTTTCAATCATGTGCAACGGCAATCGTTCAGATTTTTTGATAATACGAAAACTGGACATATCATGAGTCGTATCACCAATGATTTGTTCGACATCGGAGAACTTGCCCATCATGGTCCTGAAGATCTGTTCATCGCGATTATGACACTTGTTGGTGCATTTATACTCATGTACAATATCAATCCAGAACTTGCTATCATTGCAATCGTCATCGTACCGCTTCTTGTCGTGCTCGTTACATTCTGTAACATTAAAATGAACCAAGCATGGACGAATATGTACGGTAAAATTGCAGATGTTAACGCTCGTGTGGAAGATAGCGTATCTGGTGCGCGTGTTGTCCAATCTTTTACAAACGAAGAATTTGAAATCTCACGTTTTGAAACGGATAACGGGAACTTTAGAATCGCAAAGCTTGTTGCTTATAAAGTGATGGCTTGGACGCATTCGAGTATGTATATGATGACTCGATTAATGACTTTAGTCGTTCTCGTTGTCGGTGCCTGGTTTTCATTTAACGGAAAACTAACTTACGGTGAACTTGTTGGGTTTATTCTCTTTGTTAATATTCTCATCAAACCCGTTGATAAAATTAGTGCATTACTGGAACTTTATCCAAAAGGAATGGCTGGTTTTCGCCGCTTCCGCAATTTACTCGATCAAGAACCTGAAATTGAGGACCATCCCAATGCAATTACTGTTGATCATTTAACAGGCGATATCGTCTTTAAAGATGTTTCGTTCAGTTATGACAACACAAAAGCTGTTTTAAATGACGTTAGCTTAAGTATTCGTGCAGGCGAAACGGTCGCTTTCGTTGGACCATCTGGTGCCGGTAAAACAACGATTTGTTCATTAATCCCTCGATTTTATGATGTGAATGAAGGGTCTATTTCAATTGACGGGATTGATGTTCGTGAAATGACGCAAAAATCGCTTCGTGCGCAAATCGGTATCGTTCAGCAGGACGTCTTCTTATTTACGGGAACCATTAAGGAAAATATTGCTTATGGGAACTTAGAGGCTTCTGATAAAGATATTTATGAGGCGGCGCGTAAAGCCCATCTGGAGGAATATATTGCTTCATTGCCACAAGGTTACGAAACTCAAATTGGCGAACGAGGATTAAAACTTTCGGGCGGACAAAAACAGCGACTCGCAATTGCACGGATGTTCTTGAAAAATCCTCCGATTCTAATTTTAGATGAAGCGACATCTGCACTGGATACAGAAACAGAGCGGATTATTCAGCAGTCACTCACTGAACTAGCTGAAAATAGAACGACACTTGTTATAGCCCACCGACTTGCAACAATTCGTGATGCAAACCGCGTCATTGTTGTCACTGAGGATGGTATCGCGGAAGATGGCACGTATACTGAACTGCTCGAAAAAGACGGGATTTTTGCGCATCTGCATAACATTCAATTTCAAAAAGTTTAACTTTCGATTTTTTGGACAGTATAAGTTCATCCCCCTTTCTCAAAAAAATGCACCGCAAACGACCTCCCCCGGTCTTGCGGTGCATTTTCCCTTTAGTAGCTCGTCACAAACTCTTCGAAACGTTCACGGTCATACACTAACATTTCAACAGTCATAACTGTTCCGTCTTCGTCGTACGAAGTTGTTTTCACATTTGCTTTGTCATTTAAATAAGCGACAACATCTCCACGGTCAAATGGTACGAGTAACTTACACGTAACATATTTATCGAAAACATGCTTTTTAATTAAATCGACAAGCTGGTCTAAACCTTTGCCGTCTTTTGCCGACAACCATACATTATTTTCATTTACTTGCGGATACTGAACTTCCGCCAAATCAGATTTATTGAACACGTTTATCGTCGGAACATTTTCCACGCCTACATCATTCAAGGTTTGATCGGTAACATCCATCATGAAGCGATATTCAGGGTGTGAAACATCAACCACTTGAAGCAGAAGATCCGCATCGCGGGCTTCTTCTAACGTAGAACGGAATGCTTTCACCAGGCTATGCGGCAGTTTACCAACAAAACCAACTGTGTCAGTTAGCAGAAACTCTTTATTGTCCGGCAGTTTGACATTCCTTACAGAAGTATCAAGTGTCGCGAATAACATATCCTTTTCAAACACTTGTTTTTCTACCGAAACATTCATCTTTTCGAGAAGTCCGTTCATAAGCGTTGATTTTCCAGCATTCGTATAACCTACGAGTGAGACGACAGGCAAACCGCTTCTTCTACGCTGTTTCCGTTGTGTTTCACGCTGCGCCCCAACACTTTCTAAATCGCGTTTCAACTTGGCAATTTGATCCTCAATCACTCTTCGGTCAAGCTCAAGCTTCGTTTCACCGGCTCCTTTGTTCTGGAAACCGCCGCCCGTTCCGCCGCCTTGCCTGCTTAATGACGCACGAAGGCCAATTAAACGAGGCAACATGTATTGTAATTGCGCTAAATCCACTTGCATTCTAGACTCTCTAGAACGAGCCCGTCTTGCAAATATATCAAGTATCAGCATGGTTCGATCGATTACTTTACATTCTAGCCCATTTTCCAAATTTCGGATTTGGGATGGCGATAATTCATCATTGAAGATGATTAAATTCGCATCTGTTTCTTCAAAGTAATTTCTAATCTCACTAATTTTTCCCGTCCCGACGTAATGAGAAGGATTTACACGCTCCATATTTTGTACGACGGTGCCAACGACTTCCACATCAATCGCTTCAGCCAGATTTGCAAGTTCCTCCATCGAGTATTCAAAATGATCATCTGTCTGAACTTGTACACCGACTAGCACGGCACGTTCGACTAATATATCCAATAAAACGACTCCCTTCAACGACTTACCTATTGTAATTTTACCATATCCATTTTCTTGCAACAAACGAAGGGATTCTATTACTTAAGCTCATACATGCTCAATGACTACTTCTATCAGTCTTTCTTCTTTTACTTTGTGTTCCTGTCTAATGAATTTTAGGTCGGCATTTGGTAATGCAATTGTGTTGTCTGAATGCGTCGTCGATAATAAGGACGCCCATTCTTTAGCAACTTGGGTAGGGTCATTCACAGTGAATATGCATTCCGTAATGACCAGTTTTTCATTGTCCGGTAAAATGGTTCCATCCTCGCGCAACTCAGTTAAACGCGCCTCATCACCTTTTTCCCATTCAATGAAAAATGGCAAGGGCAAATTAGCTGACGGCTGTTGGTTGATAAATAGCATTTTCCATTTTCGACTATCTCCTCTTGCTGTCTTTCTTTCGGCATGAATCACGCCAGATGTTTGATAACCTCGCGCACGGATATTCGTATCGAAAGATTCAATGTTATCGACTGTGAGACAAATCGTACCCCAAGCATCCCCACCGGATACATCCCGTAACAATAAATTAACCAGTTGATGATCCGATTTTTCCGCTATGTGTTTATTTTCTACAGAAAGCCATTCAATATACGCATTTCTCACGTACATAAGTGCGTTATGCGTTCCCCATTTTTCATGACTACCGCCAATTACCGCATGCCACCCAATTTTACCTTGTTCATTGACTACTTCTTCGGGAGATTTCTCTGTGAAATAAACAACATGATCAAGTTTAATCATTCCCATCCCTCTTTCAATAAATTATCTTTCCCTAGTCAGTTTTTCTAATGTATCCGTAAATTCTTGTTCGATTATAGGGTTCTTTTTATAGGTCAATAAACTAACTAAATATGTCACAAGAAGACATAAAATGAATCCGGGAACAATTTCATAAAGCGTATCAGAAAGCACTTTTATATTCCCCCAAATAATGACTGTTATCGCACCGACGACCATACCTGACAATGCCCCTGTAGTTGTAATTTTCCGCCAGTATAACGATAACAAAATAATGGGACCGAATGACGCCCCAAACCCAGCCCATGCGAACGACACGAGTTTCAGGATTGTATCATGATCTCCCCAGGCCAAGATTGCGGCTACGATGGCAACTAACAGGACTGACATTCTCCCTAAAAACACATATCGTTTATCCGGAGCATCTTTCTTAATAATGGCTTTATATAAATCCTCAATCAGTGCGGAGGACGTAACAATAAGCTGTGAAGAAATCGTGCTCATAATTGCAGCTAAAACAGCAGCGAGCATGATTCCGGCAATGAATGGATGGAAAATGATTTGACCTAACGCGATAAACACAGCTTCAGGATCAACCAACTTCGTCCCCGCGTTTTGTTGGTAATAAGCAATTCCAACAAGCGCTGTTGCAACAGCGCCCACCAAACTCAGGATCATCCAACCGATTCCAATTCGTCTAGCGTGTTTCGTCTCTTTAACAGATGTAATCGCCATAAATCGAACAATAATATGCGGTTGTCCAAAATAGCCCAGTCCCCAGGCAACCGAAGAAAGAACGCCAAGGACAGTCACACCAGAAACCATATTCAATAAGTTTGGATTCACTTCCCGAATACTTGCAGCTGTTTCTCCGAATCCGCCTGTCATAAAAATCCCGAACAATGGAACTAGAATCAGCGCAAGAAACATAATAAGACCTTGTACAAAATCCGTATAACTAACCGCTAGGAATCCACCGAATAGCGTATACGCCAAGACAACAGCCGAAACAATTAGGAGGCCGGTATGGTATTCGAGTCCAAACGAGCTTTCAAAAAAAACACCGCCCGCTACCATTCCCGATGAAACGTAAAACGTAAAAAATAGTAAGATGATGATTCCCGAAACAATTCGAAGAAGCCCGGACTTGTCTTTTAATCTGTTTTCCAAAAAGCTTGGAATTGTGATGGATTCATTTGAAACTTGGGTATATACACGTAATCGCGGTGCAACGAACAACCAATTTAAATAAGCCCCAACTGTTAATCCGATAGCAATCCAAGCACCGGCTAACCCATTCACGTAAATGGCACCTGGCAGGCCCATGAGTAACCATCCAGACATATCAGCTGCTCCAGCACTAAGTGCAGTAACTGCCGGGCCCAAAGATCGGCCACCTAACATATAATCTGTCAGATTTGATGTTCTCCGAAAAGCATAGTACCCGATGATTAACATCGCGGCCATGTACAAAATAATTGCAATTAATTGATAGGTGTCGTTAGACAAGATCATTCACTCCTTTATGTTCTATAATTACTATTAAAACAGTTTTTCCTTCCCAAAGATATATGATTTTCGCAACTCTGCTTCAGATGTATAGTACACTTGTAGACAGAATTTGTTTATTTCCCCTAAATTCCCCGGGAAATATACAAGAAACGACAAGGAGGAAATAAATATGAATCATACTAAATGGCTCGATAAAACTGTGGAAATGGCAATCGAGAATGTGCGAAACGGCGGTGGTCCATTTGCGGCAATCGTTGTGAAGGACGGCGAAATTATTGGCACTGGAACTAATCTTGTCCACGTCAACAATGACCCTTCAGCCCATGCTGAGCTACTCGCAATTCGCGAAGCCTGCACGGCGCTTTCATCAATTGATCTTTCTGACTGTGTTTTATACGCTAGTGGCGAACCCTGTCCGATGTGTTTAGGCGCTGCCTATTGGTCCGCTGTCGGAAATATTTACTATGCATGCAGCAAATCTGAAGCTTTAGAAGATGCTAATTTCGAAAATCCACTTGCCGCATTCTTTTCCGATCAAACTAAGGAACCTGAAAACAGAGAAGTTCCCTTCATTCAAGTGAAAACAGAGAATTGTCTTGCCCCGTTTCACGAGTGGAATCGTAAAAACTCGCATGCTTAAGTTTTGATTTCTTTTCCAATGGGTATCGTAATTCCAAGGAGGCGATTCACGATGCCCTGGAATCAGAATGATTATCCCGCGTCGTTTAAAAACCTTGAACCAGATGTTTGTCGTAAGACAATCGAAATTGCAAATGCACTTTTAGATGAAGGCTATGATGATGGACGCGCCATTCCCATCGCAATGTCAAAAGCGCGTGAATATGTTCACGGCGACGACGGCAATAGACCTGAATATGAAGTGATTTCAAAATCAAATCAATGGATTTTCAAAAAAGTGGCTGGCGACAGAGCAATTTTCAAAAAAGACACGAAAAATGATTTATTGGAGAAAGCGAAGTCCTATGTGAATGAACAAAATGGTATTTTGATCATCTATCACGAAGACGGTTCGCATGAAGATACCTTGTATGATTGAAATAAGCGTATCCCTAGCTATCTAGGGAATACGCTTATTTTGTTAGATTTTCCCTTCGGACATTTCCTGCAACTTAAACTTCATAATCTTGCCCGAAGCTGTCATTGGATATTCATCGATAAATTCGATGTACCGCGGAATTTTATGAAATGAGATCTTACCTTTGCAAAACGCCTTCACCGAATCCTTACTAATTTCAGCACCTTCTTTCGGGATAATCCACGCCATCAGTTCCTCACCGTATTTCGGGTCGGGAACGCCGACAATTTGTACATCCGCTATTCCCGGATGCGTGTAGAGGAACTCTTCCACTTCTCGCGGATAAATATTTTCGCCGCCGCGAATGACCATATCGCGAATTCTTCCCGTAATACTGTAATAACCTTCCGCGTCTTCAATGGCGATATCTCCAGTACGCAACCAGCCCTCTTCATTAATAACATCATTTGTAGCTTCCTCGTTATTATAATAACCCTCCATAACATGATATCCACGCGTCCATAATTCACCGGGTTCACCGATTTCGACTTTCTCTTCAGTAACAGGATCGACAATCTTCACTTCTACATTCGGATGCGGCTTGCCGACAGTTGCTACTTTCTTTTCTATCGGATCGTCTGTCCTTGTCTGTAAAAAGACGGGCGACGTTTCCGTTTGACCGTAGCAAATGGTAATTTCGCTTGCGCCCATATCATTAATTACCCGGCGCATGACTTCAATCGGACAGGTTGACCCAGCCATTATTCCTGTACGCAGTGAGGAAGTATCATACTTGTTGAAATTCGGATGATTTAATTCGGCGATAAACATGGTTGGAACGCCGTGGAGTGCTGTACACTTTTCATCTTGAACCGCTTGTAAAACTGTTTCCGGATTAAATTGTTCGATAATAATCATGGCAGATCCATGGGTCACTGCTGCCATTGTTCCAAGAACGCATCCGAAACAATGGAAAAACGGGACCGGAATACAGACTCGATCATGTTCGGTCAATTTCATGATGTCTCCAATTTGTTTCCCGTTATTGACGACATTATTATGCGTCAACATGACCCCTTTCGGAAAACCGGTCGTGCCCGATGTATACTGGATGTTAATGACATCATCAGGATGAAGCCCCTTCAAATGCTCGTTTAGAATACCATCTGAAACGCCGTATGCATGCGCCATGAACTCTGACCATTTATACATCCCTTCTTCGCCGCGTTCAGACATTAAAATCACTTTCTTTAAGTGTGGGAATCTCTCACTTGTAATAACGCCTTGTTTACTATGTATAAGTTCGGGACAAATCGAACGAATGATATCGATATAGCTCGTCCCTTTAAAACTTTCATCTAGTATTAGCGTTGTTGCTTCAGACTGCTTAAGTAAATATTCTAATTCCGCTGCTTGGTAATTCGTATTGACTGTGACCAGAACAGCCCCCATTTTGCCTGTCGCAAATTGACTTAGTAACCACTCCCGTTTATTGTCAGACCAAATGGCAACATTATCGCCCTTCTTAATGCCCATGCCAATAAACGCCTTCGCAAGCATGTCCGTCTCTTCATCAAATTCCTTGTATGTTTTACGAATGCCATGTTCTGGATACACATAAGCTTCTTGATTCGGATATAGTACTGCCTGCTCTTTAACAATTTCCCCTACCGTCTTTTGCAACAATGCCAAGACCATCCCCCCATTTCTAATTTCAACTGTAAGTCTACTTTATCACAAGATTCTAAATGTTTGTAGCACATTTTATTTTCGATCACAAAAAACGCCTCACCATTTAGCGGTGAAGCGGATTTATATATATTACTCGACAGGAAACACTCTTCCCCGATCATCTTTATACACGACATGTTCTCGTTTAAATTTAGTCGGCGAATCGAGCCCCGCCGCTGCTGCAATTCGAAATAAGCCTTCCCGCATTGTTAGAATATAATTTGTCACGCGGAACTTTTTCTCTTCAACAACAAGCCCTTGTTGTAATTTCGGATCAGTTGTCGCGACGCCTGCGGGACAAGTATTTGTATGACAACGTTCCGCCATGATGCAACCGACTGAAATCATGAACCCGCGCGCAATTTGAACAAGATCGGCCCCCATCGCTAAAACAATCGCCGCACGGTCAGGCGTTGTTACTTTACCAGAAGCAATGATTTTCACGCGGTCACGCACTTCGAATTTTCGCAGCGCATCGTCTAATAGAATGAGTGCGGAACGAAGCGGCAAACCGACTCCGTCAGC
The window above is part of the Sporosarcina sp. 6E9 genome. Proteins encoded here:
- a CDS encoding ABC transporter permease, which encodes MRKRYLIVALIGLSFLSLFVGVSHITPMSLLDFKSEETEIFLISRLPRLVAIILAGAGMSISGLIMQQLSRNKFVSPTTAGTLDATRLGILVSMLLFANASTIEKMIVAFAFALAGTLLFMQILDRIKFKDAIFIPLVGLMFGSILSSVTTFLAYRADVIQNMSAWLQGDFSMIMKGRFELLYISIPVIVIAYLYANRFTVAGMGEDFSKNLGLAYRRVVNIGLILVALITTTVVLTVGMIPFLGLIIPNIISIFKGDHLQKTLPHTALLGAIFLLICDILGRVLIYPYEISISLMVGVIGSGIFLYLLFRRKSYA
- a CDS encoding ABC transporter ATP-binding protein, producing MLKQFFSYYKPHKRLFIIDFSSAVFVALLELAFPLAVQWFIDVLLPGGNWGKIVTVSILLLLIYILSTFLQYIVSYLGHKLGINIETDMRQQLFNHVQRQSFRFFDNTKTGHIMSRITNDLFDIGELAHHGPEDLFIAIMTLVGAFILMYNINPELAIIAIVIVPLLVVLVTFCNIKMNQAWTNMYGKIADVNARVEDSVSGARVVQSFTNEEFEISRFETDNGNFRIAKLVAYKVMAWTHSSMYMMTRLMTLVVLVVGAWFSFNGKLTYGELVGFILFVNILIKPVDKISALLELYPKGMAGFRRFRNLLDQEPEIEDHPNAITVDHLTGDIVFKDVSFSYDNTKAVLNDVSLSIRAGETVAFVGPSGAGKTTICSLIPRFYDVNEGSISIDGIDVREMTQKSLRAQIGIVQQDVFLFTGTIKENIAYGNLEASDKDIYEAARKAHLEEYIASLPQGYETQIGERGLKLSGGQKQRLAIARMFLKNPPILILDEATSALDTETERIIQQSLTELAENRTTLVIAHRLATIRDANRVIVVTEDGIAEDGTYTELLEKDGIFAHLHNIQFQKV
- the hflX gene encoding GTPase HflX; amino-acid sequence: MDILVERAVLVGVQVQTDDHFEYSMEELANLAEAIDVEVVGTVVQNMERVNPSHYVGTGKISEIRNYFEETDANLIIFNDELSPSQIRNLENGLECKVIDRTMLILDIFARRARSRESRMQVDLAQLQYMLPRLIGLRASLSRQGGGTGGGFQNKGAGETKLELDRRVIEDQIAKLKRDLESVGAQRETQRKQRRRSGLPVVSLVGYTNAGKSTLMNGLLEKMNVSVEKQVFEKDMLFATLDTSVRNVKLPDNKEFLLTDTVGFVGKLPHSLVKAFRSTLEEARDADLLLQVVDVSHPEYRFMMDVTDQTLNDVGVENVPTINVFNKSDLAEVQYPQVNENNVWLSAKDGKGLDQLVDLIKKHVFDKYVTCKLLVPFDRGDVVAYLNDKANVKTTSYDEDGTVMTVEMLVYDRERFEEFVTSY
- a CDS encoding VOC family protein; this translates as MIKLDHVVYFTEKSPEEVVNEQGKIGWHAVIGGSHEKWGTHNALMYVRNAYIEWLSVENKHIAEKSDHQLVNLLLRDVSGGDAWGTICLTVDNIESFDTNIRARGYQTSGVIHAERKTARGDSRKWKMLFINQQPSANLPLPFFIEWEKGDEARLTELREDGTILPDNEKLVITECIFTVNDPTQVAKEWASLLSTTHSDNTIALPNADLKFIRQEHKVKEERLIEVVIEHV
- the putP gene encoding sodium/proline symporter PutP — protein: MSNDTYQLIAIILYMAAMLIIGYYAFRRTSNLTDYMLGGRSLGPAVTALSAGAADMSGWLLMGLPGAIYVNGLAGAWIAIGLTVGAYLNWLFVAPRLRVYTQVSNESITIPSFLENRLKDKSGLLRIVSGIIILLFFTFYVSSGMVAGGVFFESSFGLEYHTGLLIVSAVVLAYTLFGGFLAVSYTDFVQGLIMFLALILVPLFGIFMTGGFGETAASIREVNPNLLNMVSGVTVLGVLSSVAWGLGYFGQPHIIVRFMAITSVKETKHARRIGIGWMILSLVGAVATALVGIAYYQQNAGTKLVDPEAVFIALGQIIFHPFIAGIMLAAVLAAIMSTISSQLIVTSSALIEDLYKAIIKKDAPDKRYVFLGRMSVLLVAIVAAILAWGDHDTILKLVSFAWAGFGASFGPIILLSLYWRKITTTGALSGMVVGAITVIIWGNIKVLSDTLYEIVPGFILCLLVTYLVSLLTYKKNPIIEQEFTDTLEKLTRER
- a CDS encoding nucleoside deaminase gives rise to the protein MNHTKWLDKTVEMAIENVRNGGGPFAAIVVKDGEIIGTGTNLVHVNNDPSAHAELLAIREACTALSSIDLSDCVLYASGEPCPMCLGAAYWSAVGNIYYACSKSEALEDANFENPLAAFFSDQTKEPENREVPFIQVKTENCLAPFHEWNRKNSHA
- a CDS encoding DUF2188 domain-containing protein, producing the protein MPWNQNDYPASFKNLEPDVCRKTIEIANALLDEGYDDGRAIPIAMSKAREYVHGDDGNRPEYEVISKSNQWIFKKVAGDRAIFKKDTKNDLLEKAKSYVNEQNGILIIYHEDGSHEDTLYD
- a CDS encoding AMP-binding protein produces the protein MALLQKTVGEIVKEQAVLYPNQEAYVYPEHGIRKTYKEFDEETDMLAKAFIGMGIKKGDNVAIWSDNKREWLLSQFATGKMGAVLVTVNTNYQAAELEYLLKQSEATTLILDESFKGTSYIDIIRSICPELIHSKQGVITSERFPHLKKVILMSERGEEGMYKWSEFMAHAYGVSDGILNEHLKGLHPDDVINIQYTSGTTGFPKGVMLTHNNVVNNGKQIGDIMKLTEHDRVCIPVPFFHCFGCVLGTMAAVTHGSAMIIIEQFNPETVLQAVQDEKCTALHGVPTMFIAELNHPNFNKYDTSSLRTGIMAGSTCPIEVMRRVINDMGASEITICYGQTETSPVFLQTRTDDPIEKKVATVGKPHPNVEVKIVDPVTEEKVEIGEPGELWTRGYHVMEGYYNNEEATNDVINEEGWLRTGDIAIEDAEGYYSITGRIRDMVIRGGENIYPREVEEFLYTHPGIADVQIVGVPDPKYGEELMAWIIPKEGAEISKDSVKAFCKGKISFHKIPRYIEFIDEYPMTASGKIMKFKLQEMSEGKI